The Helicobacter fennelliae nucleotide sequence TATAAGCAAATTGTAGATAGGGTTTATATCTACTCTCTTTAAGATTGGTTTCTGGGATAAGTGTAATTGTATTGGTGCTTTTATGGATTTTTAGGCTTAATACTTCACAATCACATTGTAACTTAGCTTGTGGAATATTAAAACTAAAATGAGCCTTTGGAAGTTTTAATTCTTGTGTCTTTTTATGTTTTGTTTGGACATTAGTAATTGATGAATATTGGGCTATGCTTAAATCAAAATTATCCTCACTCAAATTCTCCCTATCCACCACAAAACTTAATCTGTCTATACCTATTTCTTTTCCTACACTCACTTTCTCTACTTGCAATCTCCCTTTATCATCACTCTTACTCTTTGCAACTACTCTTTTAAATCTTTCATTATAGATATAGATTTCTTTTTCTTTAAGTAATTCTGCTTTGCTTGTATCAATACATTTTTCTATATCCAATGTAAGAAGAATAGCGTCTTTTACAGGCTGTATTTTTCTTTCTTGCTTTCCTTGTTCTTTTTCTTCCTCTTGTTTTCTATCAAGGTATTGTGGAAAGCTTAACATTAACAGGATAGTTTTGAAGTAGCTACTATAAATATTGCTAGATTCTTTACAAAGGCTCTCTGCTTCATTAGAATGAGCTAAAGGATTGCCAAATATATCTTTATCAAGCTCCCTTAATTCTACATAATTATTTCTTATAAGATAGTCATTAATGCGATTGATTTTTGATATATAAGTATATTCCAATTGTTTAATTCTTTCATTTTCTACTTTGGCAGATTCTAGGGCTTTATCTTCGTCAGAAAACCACCATTCCTCAGCTTTACCAGCCAACCAAGCTCCAGCAATAGCACCGAGTATTGTGCCACCAACAGGTATCACAGAACCTACTGCACCACCTAAGATTCTACCTGCCATAACGATACCAAGTCTTGAAGTTGTGCGTGTAGCGAGTGTTTTGGCGGTTTTGGCTGTTAATTCATGTGTAGCGATATAACCTACACTTGTTTCAAGTATTACCTCTCCAATAGCTCTCCCATTATCTTTGCCTTCTACTTTTTTAAAGAGATAAGAAAAAATGCCAAAATTTCCCATAAGCTTATATTCATAAATTTTATTTAATTTATTTGAAATTCCTTGATTGTGCATATAATTTTTCATAGACTCAGTTGTGCCAGCTCCTACTATTGCTATAGAATAATTTGTAATATCTCCAGCAATACCCAAATCTCTTCTCTCAATAGGGATTTTCTCAAATTTTTCTTTACAGATACATATATCAAGTGAGATATAGGGTGTGTTATCATTTATCTTACAAGTTTGACTTGACATTTCTTTCCTCTCTAAGTTTATCGATTTTATCTATATCAAATTGTCCGCTTTTGTTTTTGTATAGATTGGTATGGAAGTCTTTGGTTAAAAACATATTTACAAGTATTTTCAACTGTTTATATTCTTCATCGTTTAGGTTGTATAAAAATTCTGTTATATGCGGTTTTAAAATCTCAAAAAGTTTATCAAGATTTTCAATATTCCACTCAACAAGTTCCAGCCAATACTTACTGATATCTGGAAATCTTATAACTTCGATAAGGCTACAAAGCGATAAGGCTGCTAACCAAGAAGGTGAAGTAATCTTTACATAAAAACTTCCCAAAGGAAGCACTATTTTATCACCAATATATCGTTGAATAATAAGATTTTTGTTTGTAAGAAAGATTGATTTTATATTTAATGTTTTATACATTGCTAATGGACTTACCACAAACCACATTACAACCAATACAAGTAAAGCAATTGTGATAGATAAGCTATTATCATCTCTACTTAAATATTTTTGAATCCCTATGATAATGCAATATATTCCACCAAAGAAAACTATGTATCTTACAAGCCACGAATAAAAGAAGCTCAAACTTTTTTTATGTTTCAACTCCCAAATAATCTCATCACCACTAGAATCTAGCTTTATGTTATCTTTGTTTTTAGTGTCGTTTGGTTTTTTAGATTCTAAATAATTAGATTCTAGTATGCTAGAATCTAGCTTTGTAGATTCTATGTTTATAGAAGTTTGTTTTATAGAATCTCGCTTTATAGATTCTGTGGGTTTTATCTCATTGTTAGATTCTAGCATTGTAGGATTTATATGTTTTTGGTTGTTAGATTGTAACTTTATAGTTTCTCTATCATTGCTTATATGTTCCATTTGAGTTTCCTTTTATCTAGTTTATAATTAACTACACTTCCAGTCATTCCTAACTCTCTCCTATAAATTGGAATCTTTTCAAACTCATTACAATTACACTCTAAACCTTTATAGATATTTTTATTTTCAACCATTGTTTTTTTCCTTGCGTAAAATATCAATTTCGCAAAAATTTATATAATTATTTGGCAGCCCATCTTTAGAATTATTTTTGAAGCAATTATAATCATTTTCATTCATTTGTATTAAACTATTCTTAATGTATGGCTTTATGATTTCATATATTTCTTGTATATTTGTATTGCTAAAATCAATAAAAAAATATTTTGGCAAAATTGATTGGATTGTTAATGGTCGTATTGCAATAATGGTATCAAAACTAATCTTAATAATTTCATCTTCTTCACACATATAAAAAGTCCCCAATGGTAAAACCATATCAGACCCTATATATTTTTGAAGTATAAAATTATTTGTAGTGATTTGTATAGTTTTGATATTGATAGACAAGAAGATACCAAACAAATAATAAAGTATTATCAAAATAATGGGCAAAAATATAAAGAAATTCAATTTATCAAAATATGCAAAAATAATATAAACAAGGAAACACGATACGCAGAATCTAAAAAGAATACTCCATAAAAAATTGATACAAAAAAAGATATTTTTTATCCTTTTTAGCTCCCAGAGAGTTTTATCTTTAGCTTCGCTCACACTTTGCTCCTTATTGCTCCACAAGCCACATCTCCTTCTATTCCTAAATCTCTCCTATTAATAGGAATCTTTTCAAACTCATTACAATTACACTCTAAACCTTTATAGATATTTTTATTTTCAACCATTGTTTGTTTGTTCCTCTCTTAGTTTGTCTATTTCTTTGAAACCTCCAAAGAATCTCTTTCCCCTCACTCCGCCCTTACCTCCCCACCTTTAACGACTAATCCTTTAGAATCTATGACTACTTCTACTCCACCAGCTTTAATAGTAACACAATCTCCCTTAGCAGTAATAGAAGTATCTCCTACTTGGTGAATTATAGTGTTACCAGCTTGTATGGCACAATCAGATTTTAATTCCAATGTAGCATTGTCTGCTTGAAGTGAATATTGTTCTTCTATATTATCTTGCATAGATTTTGCATTAGTAGATAAGTTTTCTTTAACATTAGTAGAGTAATTTTCATAAACATTAATAAACATTTCTTTTTCTACATTCTTCGTTAAACTCCCCTCTATATGTGTTTGCACTTCTCCTTTAATCTCTTCGTGTTTATCTCCCTTTATCTCTTCTTTTACACTTCCCCCTATCTCTACCCTTTTATCTTCCCCTACACTCTCACTACTATCCTTAGCTACTCTAAGTTTATTACTTGCTCCTACATTTAAAGTATGACTTAATCCTACAATGGTATCTTTAGATAAAGCCACATTTGTATTATATTCTCCTCCAATACTTACAATCTTTGCTAAATCTATGGTTTGCGTATGAATCTTTTTAATCCTTTCATTATATGCTCCCTCTACTATGGAATCTTTATTATTCTGTATCTTTTGAGTGAAGTTATGTTTAATGAGTTCTTCATAATCTCTTTGTGCTTGAAGATAGATTTGTTCTTTCTCTTTTATATTAGAGAGCGTGATTTCATTTAATCCAGATTCTACTATAGAAGAGTTTGTATCCTCTGTCTCTTTTGTATTATTAAGAGTTCTTGCACTTAAACTTGTTTGATGAGCATTTAAAGGCAAAGGAGGCAAGGCAGGATTACTTTGGTTATACAGACTAGCACTGATATAAGGCTTATCTATATCCTCATCAAAGAAACTTACAATCACTTCATCTCCCACTCTTGGAGTATGATACAAACCTGAACTTATACTTGCAATAGGAGAGCTTACTCTAAGATAAGGAGAGTAATGATAAGAATAGGCTTTCGTTTGTGAATTGTTACTATCCACATCATTGTTTGTTGTATGATTTTCTTGTGAGTGTATATTCTCCTCTGTCTGTGTTGTATTGCTTAAAGTATCATTGGTTGTTTGTGTATGAGTGTTAGTATTTCCATTAATGTTTTGAAGAGTGCCTTGTGAATGGTTATTCTCTATATTTTTTCCTTGAACATTATTTTGTTCTTTCACTCTTGCATTATCTATAACCTCTTGAGAAGCAAAGCAATTTATTCGGACCTTTACTCTACCAAAGTTATCTGTATGAATAGTATTTCTTTCTCCATCTATATCCTCACTCTCTCCAATAACAACTCCTAAAGTGCTACTAGGAGCTTTAGGCTTACTCTTTAAAGAGGGAGTATAGCTAAAGGTAATAGGTAAAAGGGTGAGGGTATTACTATAAGAGTGAGATGTGTTTGAAGCACTCATCTATTAATCTTTCCTATCCACTTTATAATATTTCCTTTTGAATCTATTTCAACACTTAAGTCTTTGTATTTGTTATAAAATCTAGGGGCTAGGATTTCATTAAAGTATTTTGTGCCTTTGGGAGTTTGGGCTACTAGAATATTATATTCACTCCAAAATTCTGGAGTATCCCAAGAAGTTTCTACTATTTCTTTATAGGTATTATCATATTTTCTTAAAAATCTTTCCTCATAAAAGAAGTTATCCCTAAAATATATCCAAGCTTGATATTTATCTTCTTTGTAGTAAGATAAATTTGTGGCGTAGTCTATTCTATCACTATTATCCCACTTGCAAAGAAAGTCAATGTATCCTGCTAAGAATAATTGTCCTATAATGTTAATGTATTCGCTGATGTAAGTCGGTTTTAATGACCTTAAGTCAGTATCTGAAATTTCCCAAAAAATCTCATCACACTCAAACTTGTTTCCATAGTTATAAGAGTCGCAATAGTAGCACAATGCACTCAATTCAAAGAAGTCTAAAATATCTATTTTTGTTAAATTTGGATTGGTTAAAAATATTTCAAATTCACTTCGATATTTTCCTTGCATAAAATCATAATCTGGCAATAGATCTAGATTATCCTTAAATTGTTTGATGGCTTTGTATATCATTAGAGCTATACCCCCTTATCAATGTGTATTTTAATATTAAGCTTTGGATTTCTGTTGTTAATATCTATGGTTTCTCCTCCTGTTTTAGAATCTACCCTATAATTAATATTTGTTCCATCATCTAGCTGTCTTCTATAAATGGGCTTTCCGTGTCTTTTGTCTATTCCAGACTCTAGTTCTTTCTTTGATTTAACAAGCTTTACTCTCTCATTAATATCTCCGTTGGACTTTAAGCCATTAGGCAACTTATCCACCACCTCCAACACCTCTTCTCTCGTCAAACTCCTATTAAAATTTGTTGCTCCTTTATTCACCTTATTAGTTCTATTCTTTGGCTTATATCTACCTCTTGAGATTACAGCTAGTCCCAAATCTAATGCTAAATCTTTTGCAGTATCTAGCCAATCATTTTCTTGTTCTATATCATTGGTATTATTCTCTTCTTGCTCTTCAGGTAAGATAATCTCTATAAACTCATCACTCTCATCTAATGTTTCTATTCTTATAACATTATCAGGGATTGTCGCTTGATAATGCACATCTATTCCCACATCTCTATTTGCTCTCCATATTTTTTATCGTTTCTAGGTTCTATTTTTTTAGCATATTTTGTTAATCTTTTCCAATTATTCGCTACTCTTTCCTCATACCTAGCCCTTACATTCTGTGGCATTTGATTAAGGCTTTGTTGTTATAGGATTAGGTAGATATTGAAAACTTTTAAACGCCCTTGAAAATCAAGCTGCCTCAAGATTCCTCCACAAGAGTTATCATAGTCTCCACTTTCTATAAAATCCTCCAATATCTTTTCCCTTACCTTTTTCCCGCTACTTAAAAAACCCTTACCCACTTCATTCCAATGCTTAAAAACTAAGATAATATTTTTATAGGCTATACCATTTCCATCATCATAAGTAAGCCATTCTAAAACACTCATCCAATCTCTAAAAGCATCGGGATTCCCTACACAATCTTTAGTGTGAAATAAAAAGGCATTTTGCATAATATCCATATAGTCAAATTCATAATCTTTTATATCCTTGCCATTTATCTTGACATAAAAAGTATATTTGTCCTCTATGAGTTCCTTTGGTATCTCACTTTCGCTTTGTATGGTATAGATTCCATATTCCATATCGTATTTAAAGTTTTTTGATTCCTCATCTAAATACATTGTATTCTCCTTTATTTTGGTATCAAATGTATGAAATCATTGTAATGATTGGGTGTATAGTAGATATAGTCATACAACACATTGCCATCTTGACTATGTCCTACTACAATTCGTTCTGCACCTCTACCACTTTGACTACTTGCTATGCTTATATCGTGTTCTTTGTAAAAGATAGGATTGCCCTTAGTGTCTCTCGTAGGTAGTTGTGCTATATCGTTTTTCCATTTTCTACCCGCCTCAAGTTTTTTGTCCGGCACCCCCTTACTTCTTTTCCAATTACTCGCTACTCTTTCCTCATACCTAGCCCTTACATGCTGTGGCATTTGGCTAAGGCTTTGTTTTGGATATTTAGGTTTAGCTACTCTATTGGTAGAACGAGTGATATATTTTGTTATTTTATACTCATATTGTTGAATTGTGATTTTGTTTTGCGTATTTCTTAGTTTTAGAGTTCTTGTTGTGAGTTTCTTACTAGCCCAACGGATAGCAACTTTTGCACCTTCTGCACCGGCTTTAATTACCACACCAGCAGTCCAACCACCCACAGGGATAAAAGCAGCACCTAATGATACAGCATCTATGGTATCCCATAGCTTTTCATTCTCATACCAAGCTTTTTCCTCTTGCTTGGTATGGACTACTTGGATGATATAGCTATATTCTCTTTTTTCCACATCTATTCCCACATCTCTATTTGCTCTCCATAAATAAGCAAAGAATCTTATTTGCTTATTCTCCCATTCTTCTTTGAAAGGAATATTGACTATTTCCCCTTTAATATTTTCTAATTCTTTAAATCTCTTAGAATAAACCAGAGGTTGTGTCTTATTGACTTGCTTTAATGTTTGCTCTATCTCTTCATCTCTATCAAATACAATGTATCCCCATTTAGTTTTATGTTTATATCTTTGTATAGATTCTTTAAGAAGACTTTGTTCATCACCTTGTATATTTTTCTTGTGAGAATCTTTAAGAACATAATGGGCTTGAAGTGTGATAGATTCTATAAGATGATGTTCTAAAGGTGAATTAAAAGAATTGTGATTGTATTCTTGTGGTATATACTCTATGGCATTAACTTTAATATTGGGCTTTATATTGTCATTGAGAGTGATAGCTTTAGGAATGTTTTTCTCAAAGCTTAATCTTTGCTCTAAAAGTTCTCCTACTTGTTTATCCTTTGGTTGGATAGTTTTAGAAGGAGAGATTTTGATATGAAAGTCTTTTTGTTCTTCATCTAAACCATACCTATTTAATACAAAATACAAATCTGAATTAGTCATCTTAGAGCTGACATAAGCATTATGAAATTCTATAAAGCCATTTTCATCACTTTTAGCCCTATCTACAAAAGAATAAAAGTTTGGAGAATACACATAAATCTCTCTATTACTTAAAGCTTCTTTTTTATGATTAAAGCATTGGGCTTTGATGTGTATAGGGAGAGCATCTTTTGGAGTAGAGAGAGAAAGAGAAGAGTTTGTGGAATCTTTAGTGGAATAAGAGTGGGTAGGATAAGCAAGATAGTTTGGAAAAGTATGGAGAAGTGTATCTATATCAAGGGCATTAGAGTTTTTGTTTAAGAGAAGTTCTATAAGGGATTGGTAGTCTTTGGAGGATAAAGTAGGATTTGGCACTAATTCATATTCTAAAGGATTAGAATCAAACATAGAAAAGAAAGATTGGAGTTTGGGTTTTAGATTATCAATAAGAGGTTGTATGAGATGTTCGGCAATTGAATCAGTTACCCATTTGCCTACTTGAGTATTAAGAAATAATCCAATGCCTACTGCGGCAAGGGCAGAGATAGCAACAGCGGGCAAGACAGGTAAAGCTGCTATACTTAGCCCCATTGATGAAGCCATTAAGGATAAACCTATCTTTGTTGCAATATATGTCCCAGCTATTTCTGCTCCAAGAGTTACCCCAGCTTTTAATAAATCCTTACCATTATTGCCATAATTATAAGTTAAACTTACTGAAGCACCCTCTGTTTGAAATAATACACTAGCCAAGATTCTGCCTTTAGTTCCAAGTCCTTTAGTTGATTCTTTGAGTGATTTATCTACCCCATATTTCTCTGCTAATGTTGCCATTGAAGCAAACACTCCACTTAATCCACTCATTAGAGTATCTGCTATGTTACCTTGATATTCTAGCAAATTTGTATTAGATTCTATGACTAAAGTTGAAGTATTATCCTTATTGATAATTTCTTTAGCTGTAATGTTAGAATCTTCATAGGTAAAGGGTTGGTTTGTATTATTTTGGTGTGCAGATTCTGTGTTGGTCGTAGATTCTATATTGTTTTGTTTGTTTAATGTTGTGGCATTTTTTAAAAACTCTTCACAATCAATATTGCACATTATAACTTCTGCAAAAGGAATACGATTATATGTATCTTTAGAATCATAAAGTTTAAGATTATTATTTGGATTATAGGGAGCATTGGGGTTAGAATCTATCATGCCAGCCTTAACATCAAATCCTTTATTACTAGAGTTAGGTAAGCCTATTTTAATACCTGCTGTGTTGGATTCATTGCTATCGTGATTCATTGGTTATTCCTCAACAAAACAAATAAAAAGCGTGTTAAAGCTTATAAATTGAGTATCAATACCTTTAGATTCTAATGCTATTTTACTCTTTGTCCTTATAAAATCCCATATTTCATAAATTTTCCTATCATTCTTTAAGTAAAAATTTAGAAAATGTAAGCGATAAATATTTTTTCGCCTATACCAACCTTTTGCGTTAAATGGAGCAATAAACATTTCGTTGTGATTATATAAAACAAAAACTTGATATTCCCCTATGCTTACTTCTACTTCTCCAAATTTAAAAAATTTTTTTTGGATTCCAAATAGCTTTCTGCGCTCAAAACCTATACCGCTGTTTGTAACATAAAAGCGCACCATTCCAAATAAAATATTATAAATCTGATAAATAGTAAATCCAAAAAATATACTCCATAAAATTTTAACTAGCAATGTTGTAAAAATATCTGTAAATACCCCTATACACAAAAGAATTACACATAATGCAAGAATTATTATATGAGTAAATGTATTGAAAAAATAATATTTGGATTTTACCTCATACACAATCTCATCGCCCTTAGAATCTAACTTTATATTCTCTTGGTTTTTAGTGTCGTTGATTTCTTTAGATTCTGTGTTTGTAATAGATTCTCTTTTAGAAGCTAACTTCTTAGATTCTATATTGCTTTTTAGATTTTTGCTCATTAAACTATCTCCACTTTTAATAAATCCTTACCATTATTGCCATAATTATAAGTTAAACTTACTGAAGCACCCTCTGCTTGAAATATCCAATAAGCAATTCGTCCTTTCACTCCAAACTTTCTAACATTATTTTTGATATGTGAATCTAATTTCTCTGCTAATGTTGCCATTGCCCCAAACACTCCACTTATTCCACTCATTAGTGTATCAGTGGTATTACCTTGATATTCTAGCAAATTTGTATTAGATTCTATGACCAAAGTTGAAGTATTATCCTTATTGATAATCTCTTTAGCTGTAATGTTAGAATCTTCATAGGTAAAGGGTTGGATACTATTGCTTTGTGAAGTAGTAATGCTTATTGGAGATTTTGTATTTTCTTGAGTAGTAATATTAAAATCATCTTGCTTTATTGGTATTGAAGTATTTTGTAAAAACTCTTGACAATCAATATTACACATTATAACTTCTGCGAAAGGAATACGATTATATGTATCTTTAGAATCATAAAGTTTAATATTATTATTTGGAGCAAATAGAGTCCTATAATCTACCCCTCCCTTCTTATATGGCAATCCTTGCAGAAGCAATGGGTCAAAGTTGCTCTTAGCATCTTCCCCTCACTCCGCCTTCACCTCCCCACCTTTAACTATAAGTCCTTTAGAATCTATGACTACTTCTACTCCACCAGCTTTAATAATAACACAATCTCCCTTAGCAGTAATAGAAGTGTCTCCTACTTGGTGAATTATAGTGTTACCAGCATTAACACTATAATTGGTTTGAATCTCTGAATTTGAAGAATCAGCCTCAAGACTTAAATTTTCATTTGTTGTTAAACTCATTGCTTTAGAAGATTTTAATATCGTTTTTTCATTGCTTACGAGAGTATAGTTTTGTGTGGTATTTATATCCATATCTCCCTCTACATTTTGCATCAAAGATTTTTCTATATGTGTTTGCACTTCTCCTTTAATCTCTTCGTGTTTATCTCCCTTTATCTCTTCTTTTACACTTCCCCCTATCTCCACCTCCTTATCCTCTCCTACATACTCACTACTATCCTTAGCTACTCTAAGTTTATTACTTGCTCCTACATTTAAAGTATGACTTAATCCTACAATGGTATCTTTAGATAAAGCCACATTTGTATTATATTCTCCTCCAATACTTACAATCTTTGCTAAATCTATGGTTTGCGTATGAATCTTTTTAATCCTTTCATTATATGCTCCCTCTACTATGGAATCTTTATTATTCTGTATCTTTTGAGTGAAGTTATGTTTAATGAGTTCTTCATAATCTCTTTGTGCTTGAAGATAGATTTGTTCTTTCTCTTTTATATTAGAGAGCGTGATTTCATTTAATCCAGATTCTACTATAGAAGAGTTTGTATCCTCTGTCTCTTTTGTATTATTAAGAGTTCTTGCACTTAAACTTGTTTGATGAGCATTTAAAGGCAAAGGAGGCAAGGCAGGATTACTTTGGTTATACAGACTAGCACTGATATAAGGCTTATCTATATCCTCATCAAAGAAACTTACAATCACTTCATCTCCCACTCTTGGAGTATGATACAAACCTGAACTTATACTTGCAATAGGAGAGCTTACTCTAAGATAAGGAGAGTAATGATAAGAGTAGGCTTTCATTTGTGAATTGTTACTATCCACATCATTGTTTGTTGTATGATTTTCTTGTGAGTGTATATTCTCCTCTGTCTGTGTTGTATTGCTTAAAGTATCATTGGTTGTTTGTGTATGAGTGTTAGTATTTCCATTAATGTTTTGAAGAGTGCCTTGTGAATGGTTATTCTCTATATTTTTTCCTTGAACATTATTTTGTTCTTTCACTCTTGCATTATCTATAACCTCTTGAGAAGCAAAGCAATTTATTCGGACCTTTACTCTACCAAAGTTATCTGTATGAATAGTATTTCTTTCTCCATCTATATCCTCACTCTCTCCAATAACAACTCCTAAAGTGCTACTAGGAGCTTTAGGCTTACTCTTTAAAGAGGGAGTATAGCTAAAGGTAATAGGTAAAAGGGTGAGGGTATTACTATAAGAGTGAGATTTACCTAAAGAAGAAGGAGAAGAAAGAGATTCTAAAGCATTAGAAGTATTTTGAGTGAGGGGATTAAAGCTTTCATTCCCTTTGTTTATCTGCTCTGTATTCATTAAAGAAGTAACACTTTCTTTTAAATGTTTTGCATTCTCTTTTTTAATGGCATTATCATTAGAATTAAAGTTATTCTCTAATAAAGATTCATTAATAAGTTCTTGCTCCATTCCTATAATTATAAAATCTCTTAAACTCTCTTTGTTTTCTTTTAAACTTGAGGAGAAGTTTAAAGTAATACTTTCATTTAAAGCTAAATCATAGATATTACTCTGTGCATTGAGACTTTGTTCAATCACTCTTAATCTTTTTTCTTTTAAAGTAATGGGAGTTTTTAAATCACTGCTTTGAGTAAAGGAGGATTCATTGCTATAGTGATGCTCATTTATATGTAAAGAGTGTGTGAAATTATTCTGCTCTCCTTCTTGTAATAAGGAATCACTCTTTAGACTTAAACTTTCTAATGAAAAAGGATTGAGAGCATTCTGGCTACTTTGGCTAAAAGTATGAGCTCTTAAAGATTGAAGTTTAGAGACACTAGAGATACAAGGTTCATTTAAAGTGTTATTCACATTAGGATTAAAAGTAAGTTCTCTACTAGAGTGTCTTTGTGCGCTATCATAAAAGCATATACTCCCTCTCACATCACAAAAGTATATGCCATTATTATGGGCTAATCTTGTGATGAAGTCTAAATCACTCTCCTCATATTGAGAAATAAGTTCTAACTTTGGATAGTGTAAAGCAATCCCAGAGAAATCCAAAGGTTTGATTAAATCGTGTGTATAAAAGTTGAGTGTAGAATGTATGGCTTCTATAACTTTGCTCCATATTCTTTTATAGAATCTCTAAATTTTTTTTCATAATTTGCTATGGCTTTGGAATCTACTTTTTAACAGGCAATTTTACTTATCAATAAGGCTCAATCCTTTTTTCAATAGCAAGTTTATTCAGCTCATCAATGATAATTTTGATATAGCCTTCAAGTTTATTAAGATTTTCTTCAGTTTCTTTAAATGGAATAATATAATGATAAGCAGGAAAGTCATTAAAAAACCAAGTGCAACGCATATCATTAATGCTAAAATGCCAAATCATAGTTTCTATACAATCTATATAATCTATTAAAACAATATTATAGCCAAATGCCAACCATATATCCTTGCAATATTCAAAGGCATCTTCATAGCCAAAATTCCATAACTCAAACTCCCAACGCATTTTGCCTGTCTCATCTTCGTTATATTCTTTGTCATACCAAATCAAGTGATGAGGGTCTATTGTTTCTCGTGCTTCTCGTGGTGTGGGAACATCATTAAATTCCATATTGTCTCCTTATTTTCTAAGATATTTATCATTCACTTTTCGATTCGTTTTATTGAAGCTATTAATGATATTTTCGTAAATCTTATTACCCTTATAACCTCTCTTTTTTTGTTGTTTTACATAGTATTTAAAAGGTTTTATTTTTGTGCGTGGATTATACTTTAATATCCAAGCCATAATTCTGTCTTCCATAAGTTCTCTTGTCTGCTGTTTAGTAATATTTCTTAATTCACATATTTTTTCGGCTCGTTGTATTAAATCCCTTATCTCTTGGTATGGATTTCCTAGTCTTTTTAATTTTTTATTATACCACTCTCTTGCTTCTTGGCGAGAAAGCGTCTGTATTGGTATTCCATCAATTTTTTCTAACTTATCTCTCCCAATATTTGCAATCTTATTAATTGCATTATAGGTAAAATAGTACACATTTTTTATTCTTGTTCCCACTAAAAGAGCAAACATTTCGCCACTTACATCAACAAGCCCCTCCTCTTTGTATTCAATAGGTGCATAGATATGTAGCGTATTGCCCACCTTATGATTGGGATTCTCTATATAGGCATAAATCCTTATTGTTTGATTGAGCCATTCTTGTTTTAGATTTAATATTATT carries:
- a CDS encoding ribonuclease domain-containing protein gives rise to the protein MNHDSNESNTAGIKIGLPNSSNKGFDVKAGMIDSNPNAPYNPNNNLKLYDSKDTYNRIPFAEVIMCNIDCEEFLKNATTLNKQNNIESTTNTESAHQNNTNQPFTYEDSNITAKEIINKDNTSTLVIESNTNLLEYQGNIADTLMSGLSGVFASMATLAEKYGVDKSLKESTKGLGTKGRILASVLFQTEGASVSLTYNYGNNGKDLLKAGVTLGAEIAGTYIATKIGLSLMASSMGLSIAALPVLPAVAISALAAVGIGLFLNTQVGKWVTDSIAEHLIQPLIDNLKPKLQSFFSMFDSNPLEYELVPNPTLSSKDYQSLIELLLNKNSNALDIDTLLHTFPNYLAYPTHSYSTKDSTNSSLSLSTPKDALPIHIKAQCFNHKKEALSNREIYVYSPNFYSFVDRAKSDENGFIEFHNAYVSSKMTNSDLYFVLNRYGLDEEQKDFHIKISPSKTIQPKDKQVGELLEQRLSFEKNIPKAITLNDNIKPNIKVNAIEYIPQEYNHNSFNSPLEHHLIESITLQAHYVLKDSHKKNIQGDEQSLLKESIQRYKHKTKWGYIVFDRDEEIEQTLKQVNKTQPLVYSKRFKELENIKGEIVNIPFKEEWENKQIRFFAYLWRANRDVGIDVEKREYSYIIQVVHTKQEEKAWYENEKLWDTIDAVSLGAAFIPVGGWTAGVVIKAGAEGAKVAIRWASKKLTTRTLKLRNTQNKITIQQYEYKITKYITRSTNRVAKPKYPKQSLSQMPQHVRARYEERVASNWKRSKGVPDKKLEAGRKWKNDIAQLPTRDTKGNPIFYKEHDISIASSQSGRGAERIVVGHSQDGNVLYDYIYYTPNHYNDFIHLIPK
- a CDS encoding bacteriophage T4 gp5 trimerisation domain-containing protein — its product is MSASNTSHSYSNTLTLLPITFSYTPSLKSKPKAPSSTLGVVIGESEDIDGERNTIHTDNFGRVKVRINCFASQEVIDNARVKEQNNVQGKNIENNHSQGTLQNINGNTNTHTQTTNDTLSNTTQTEENIHSQENHTTNNDVDSNNSQTKAYSYHYSPYLRVSSPIASISSGLYHTPRVGDEVIVSFFDEDIDKPYISASLYNQSNPALPPLPLNAHQTSLSARTLNNTKETEDTNSSIVESGLNEITLSNIKEKEQIYLQAQRDYEELIKHNFTQKIQNNKDSIVEGAYNERIKKIHTQTIDLAKIVSIGGEYNTNVALSKDTIVGLSHTLNVGASNKLRVAKDSSESVGEDKRVEIGGSVKEEIKGDKHEEIKGEVQTHIEGSLTKNVEKEMFINVYENYSTNVKENLSTNAKSMQDNIEEQYSLQADNATLELKSDCAIQAGNTIIHQVGDTSITAKGDCVTIKAGGVEVVIDSKGLVVKGGEVRAE
- a CDS encoding N-acetylmuramoyl-L-alanine amidase family protein, translated to MSSQTCKINDNTPYISLDICICKEKFEKIPIERRDLGIAGDITNYSIAIVGAGTTESMKNYMHNQGISNKLNKIYEYKLMGNFGIFSYLFKKVEGKDNGRAIGEVILETSVGYIATHELTAKTAKTLATRTTSRLGIVMAGRILGGAVGSVIPVGGTILGAIAGAWLAGKAEEWWFSDEDKALESAKVENERIKQLEYTYISKINRINDYLIRNNYVELRELDKDIFGNPLAHSNEAESLCKESSNIYSSYFKTILLMLSFPQYLDRKQEEEKEQGKQERKIQPVKDAILLTLDIEKCIDTSKAELLKEKEIYIYNERFKRVVAKSKSDDKGRLQVEKVSVGKEIGIDRLSFVVDRENLSEDNFDLSIAQYSSITNVQTKHKKTQELKLPKAHFSFNIPQAKLQCDCEVLSLKIHKSTNTITLIPETNLKESRYKPYLQFAYMVFEITDTQIDTSIKNITLQNRQMSGLNSLGNGLKTQYPIKKDWENKVVVFFAFFNTQQKTPYAKTAFIEKPIVVLDIGSSGTLAPQYEQGSLKRSEIISDVVDKLKVKVKSIVALIVLQENNDSTMDIKQKVQIANAIKHNSQSEKILLLSLHIDSEKSGLASGMRCFYNNRQYAVQERKFIARLKEINPRKNNANFEHNGNMYIMKFANIPSVLVTLGFISNTKDKNELNNQAKRQIIADTLFLALANYTAKDL